Within Micromonospora parathelypteridis, the genomic segment ATGCAGTCCTGGGCGAGGCGGGCCGCGGGGCCACCGATCGAGCCGAGGTAGAAGCCGCCGTGCTGCTGGCAGGAACGGGTCACCTGGCCGGAGCGGTTGCCCTTGGCGAGCATCACCTGCGAGCCACCCGCGGCCTGGAACTTCTCCACGTAGGCGTCCATCCGGCCGGCGGTGGTCGGGCCGAAGGAGCCGGAAGCGTACCCCTCCGGGGTCTTCGCCGGGCCCGCGTAGTAGACCGCGTGGTCGCGCAGGTACTGCGGCATCGGCTCGCCGGCATCCAGCCGCTCAGCGATCTTGGCGTGCGCGATGTCCCGGGCCACCACCAGCGGACCGGACAGCGAGAGGCGCGTCTTCACCGGGTACTTGGACAGCTCAGCGCGGATCTCGGCCATCGGCCGGTTCAGGTCGACCCGGACGACCAGCTCGGCGTCGAGCGAATCGTCGGTGACGTCCGGCAGGAAGCGCGCCGGGTCGGTCTCCAGTCGCTCCAGCCACACGCCCGACGGGGTGATCTTGGCGACGGCCTGCCGGTCCGCCGAACAGGAGACGGCGATCGCCACCGGGCAGGACGCGCCGTGCCGGGGCAACCGGACCACCCGCACGTCGTGGCAGAAGTACCGGCCACCGAACTGCGCTCCGATGCCGAAGTTGCGGGTCAACTCCAGCACCTCCGCCTCCAGCTCCAGGTCACGGAAGCCGTGTGCGCTCATCGAGCCCGAGGTGGGCAGCGCGTCGAGATACTTGGCGCTGGCGTACTTCGCGGTCTTCAGGGCGTACTCGGCGGAGGTGCCGCCGATGACGATGGCCAGGTGGTACGGCGGGCAGGCGGCGGTGCCGATCAGCCGCAGCTTCTCCTCCAGGAACTGCATCATCCGCGTCGGGTTCAGCAGCGCCTTGGTCTCCTGGTAGAGGTACGACTTGTTGGCCGAGCCCCCACCCTTGGCCATGAACAGGAACTTGTACGCGTCGGGGTGCCCGTCCGGGTCCTCGGCGTACAGGTCGACCTGGGCCGGCAGGTTGCTGCCGGTGTTCCGCTCGTCCCACATGGTCAGCGGGGCGAGCTGGGAGTAGCGCAGGTTGAGTTTGGTGTACGCCTGGTAGACGCCGCGGGAGATGGCCTCGGCGTCGGCGCCGTCGGTGAGCACGTGCCGGCCGCGCTTGCCCATCACGATCGCGGTGCCGGTGTCCTGGCACATCGGCAGCACCCCGCCGGCGGCGATGTTGGCGTTGCGCAGCAGGTCCAACGCGACGAACCGATCGTTCGGCGAGGCGGCCGGGTCGTCGATGATCGCTCGGAGTTGAGCGAGGTGCGCAGGGCGTAGGAAGTGCGCGATGTCGTGCATCGCCTCGGCGGTCAGCGCGGTGAGCGCGGCCGGCTCCACGGTGAGGAACCGGCGGCCTCCCGGGCCGTGTACGACGTCCACACCCTCGTCGGTGACCAGGCGATAGTCCGTCTGGTCGGGGCCGGTCGGCAGCAGAGGGGCGTACGAGAATGCGGCGGCACTGCTCATGAGCGGCAAGCCTAGGGCAGACCGGTCGATCACTCCCACCCGCCGGGCTGGTCCTGGGACGCCGCTCTCATCGCCTGGACGCGCCGCGCTCCGCCGCCAACTCGTTCAGCGGGCATCCCGGCCGCTCAGCCATGCCGCTCAGCCGTCCTTGCCGCCGTCCGGGTCGGGGCAGAGCTCCCCCTTCGGCCCACAGTCGCCGTTGTTCTGCCCGCCGCCCGGGCCGGTGCCGCCGGGTCTGGGATTTCCGCCGTCGCCGGGCGGTCGGGTGGGCGAGCCCCCGGTGGCGCCGAAACGGACATACCCGATCTCGCGCCCCTCACCGATGATCATGCCTTGCGACCCGACCGCGAGAGCGTTCGCCGAGGTCCGCAGGACGGCCAGCTCCCGGCCGGTGCGCGGATCCACCGCGGCCAACCGGGACGGCTTCTCGTCGGCGACCACCGCCGCGTACGGGGTGAGCGCGGCACCGGCCTTGCCGCTGGCGGGACGTGTCCAGAGCACTCGGTCGGTGCCCAGCTCACGGGCGATAACCGAGCGCTTGTCGGCTGCCCGGAACACCGCGTAGCGGTCGTCGACGGCGATCAGCTTGGTGCCCGAGTCACCGACCCAGAGCAGCCGTCCGTCGTACCCGTCGATGACCGCCTCGCGACCGTCCGGGGCGACGCCGATCAGCACGTTGCGCGCGCCCTGTGGGTCCTCACGTTGCACGCAGCCGGCGCTGTCGGCGGTCCGCAGGTTGACTCCGGCCCGCTGCCAGGCCTCCTGCCCGGTCGCCGGGTCCCGGGCGGAGATGGCGAAGTAACAGGTGCCGTCCTGGGAGCGGGCGGCGATCCGTAGCATCCGGCCACCCACCACGGAGAGCCGCTCGTCCCGGCCGGGCTCGACGTTCTGCAGAACCCTGCCGGTGGCGGTGTCGACCACGTGCACGCGGCCGTCGACCGGGAAGCCGAGCAGCGGTGGCGCGGGCTCCGCCCCGGCCACCCCGTCGTCGATCCGGGTGGCGGTGAGCCGGCGGGTGCCGCGCAGGCCCGGGTTGTCGGCGAGCAGGCCGCTGTGCACCCCGGGCAGGAAGGCCGTCCAGAGTGGCGCGGTGCCGCGGGGGTCCCAGGCGCTCAGGGTGCAGTCGGTGGCATCCGTGCACCGGGCATCGAGGAGCAGGTTCCGGTACGTCCACACGGCCACCGCGTCGTCGTCGCGTCGCCGGGTCACCCCGGTGACCGGGTCGAGCAGCTCGTACCCCTTGACCAGGAGCTTGCCCACGGCGACGACCGGGTCCCGGTCGCCGCCGGCGACCGCCGACCAGTCCGCCTTGCGCTCCCAGAGCTGCGCGCCGGTCGCCAGGCTGCGTGCCTCGACCCGGGTGCGCTGCTCGACCACGACGGCGTCGCCGGCAATGGTCACGCTGCGCGGAGTGCCGCCGACCCGCTGCTGCCAGACCACGTCGGGTTCGGAGATGGGTTCGCTGCGGTCCGCCCACTCCCACAGGCCCGGGAAAGGGTTCCACACGCCGGTCGCGGCGAGCGCGACGACCACGGCGAGGCCAAGCAGCAGCCCGCCGCGCACCCTCCCCTTCGCCACACCGCACACCGTAGCCACGATCGCGGATCTTCCGTACGCCCGCGCCGCCGTGTCGCCGCGCTTTCTGCGCTCGGAGGTGTTAGAGCGCCCTTCCCTCGGCCCGTACGGCGCTGCGCACCAACGGCAGCGTGCGGTAGGGAATCTGCTCGGCCAGGGCGATGATCGTCGAAGCCCGGGTAATGCCGGCGGACGAGACGATCGAGTCGATGACCCGCTGCAGGTCGGTGTTGGAGCGGGCCACGATCCGGCAGAGCAGGTCGCTGGAGCCGGTGATGGTGTGCGCCTCCAGCACCTCGGGGATGGCCGCGAGGTGGGCGGTGACCGGGTCGTGGCCGTGCCGCTGACTGATCTCCAGGGTGACGAAGCTGGTCACCCCGAACCCGATCGCGGCCGGTGAGATCTCCGGGCCGAAGCCCTCGATGACCTGCCGCTCGATCAGCTTGTCCAGCCGGGCCTGCACGGTGCCCCGGGCCACCCCGAGCCGACGGGAGCACTCCAGCACCCCGATCCGCGGCTCCTCGGCGAGCAGTTCGATCAAGCGCACGTCGAGCGCATCGAGCTGTACATTCTGCTCA encodes:
- a CDS encoding fumarate hydratase is translated as MSSAAAFSYAPLLPTGPDQTDYRLVTDEGVDVVHGPGGRRFLTVEPAALTALTAEAMHDIAHFLRPAHLAQLRAIIDDPAASPNDRFVALDLLRNANIAAGGVLPMCQDTGTAIVMGKRGRHVLTDGADAEAISRGVYQAYTKLNLRYSQLAPLTMWDERNTGSNLPAQVDLYAEDPDGHPDAYKFLFMAKGGGSANKSYLYQETKALLNPTRMMQFLEEKLRLIGTAACPPYHLAIVIGGTSAEYALKTAKYASAKYLDALPTSGSMSAHGFRDLELEAEVLELTRNFGIGAQFGGRYFCHDVRVVRLPRHGASCPVAIAVSCSADRQAVAKITPSGVWLERLETDPARFLPDVTDDSLDAELVVRVDLNRPMAEIRAELSKYPVKTRLSLSGPLVVARDIAHAKIAERLDAGEPMPQYLRDHAVYYAGPAKTPEGYASGSFGPTTAGRMDAYVEKFQAAGGSQVMLAKGNRSGQVTRSCQQHGGFYLGSIGGPAARLAQDCIKHVEVLEYAELGMEAVWKIEVEDFPAFIVVDDKGNDFFAEVTKPVLTVGRR
- a CDS encoding outer membrane protein assembly factor BamB family protein, yielding MCGVAKGRVRGGLLLGLAVVVALAATGVWNPFPGLWEWADRSEPISEPDVVWQQRVGGTPRSVTIAGDAVVVEQRTRVEARSLATGAQLWERKADWSAVAGGDRDPVVAVGKLLVKGYELLDPVTGVTRRRDDDAVAVWTYRNLLLDARCTDATDCTLSAWDPRGTAPLWTAFLPGVHSGLLADNPGLRGTRRLTATRIDDGVAGAEPAPPLLGFPVDGRVHVVDTATGRVLQNVEPGRDERLSVVGGRMLRIAARSQDGTCYFAISARDPATGQEAWQRAGVNLRTADSAGCVQREDPQGARNVLIGVAPDGREAVIDGYDGRLLWVGDSGTKLIAVDDRYAVFRAADKRSVIARELGTDRVLWTRPASGKAGAALTPYAAVVADEKPSRLAAVDPRTGRELAVLRTSANALAVGSQGMIIGEGREIGYVRFGATGGSPTRPPGDGGNPRPGGTGPGGGQNNGDCGPKGELCPDPDGGKDG
- a CDS encoding Lrp/AsnC family transcriptional regulator encodes the protein MNGEQNVQLDALDVRLIELLAEEPRIGVLECSRRLGVARGTVQARLDKLIERQVIEGFGPEISPAAIGFGVTSFVTLEISQRHGHDPVTAHLAAIPEVLEAHTITGSSDLLCRIVARSNTDLQRVIDSIVSSAGITRASTIIALAEQIPYRTLPLVRSAVRAEGRAL